From Saccopteryx leptura isolate mSacLep1 chromosome 3, mSacLep1_pri_phased_curated, whole genome shotgun sequence, one genomic window encodes:
- the GJA4 gene encoding gap junction alpha-4 protein has translation MGDWGFLEKLLDQVQEHSTAVGKIWLSVLFIFRILILGLAGESVWGDEQSDFQCNTAQPGCTNVCYDQAFPISHIRYWVLQFLFVSTPTLVYLGHVIYLSRREERLRQKEGELRALPGKDPHVEQALAAIERQMAKISVAEDGHLRIRGALMGTYVISVICKSVLEAGFLYGQWRLYGWTMQPVFVCQRPPCPHLVDCFVSRPTEKTIFIIFMQVVGFISLLLNLLELVHLLCRYLVRGLRARQGQDAPPAQAATSEPYADQVFYLPVGKEPSSEPCPTYSGLSSSEQNWANLTTEERLASSRPPPFLDPYPKSSRKSPSSSTSNVSKKQYL, from the coding sequence ATGGGTGACTGGGGCTTCCTCGAGAAGCTGCTGGACCAGGTCCAGGAGCACTCAACTGCGGTGGGCAAGATCTGGCTGTCGGTGCTCTTCATCTTCCGCATCCTCATCCTGGGCCTGGCCGGTGAGTCGGTGTGGGGGGACGAGCAGTCAGATTTCCAGTGTAACACGGCACAGCCAGGCTGCACCAACGTCTGCTACGACCAGGCCTTCCCCATCTCCCACATCCGCTACTGGGTGCTGCAGTTCCTCTTCGTCAGCACGCCCACCCTGGTCTACCTGGGCCACGTCATCTACCTGTCTCGGCGGGAGGAGCGGCTGCGGCAGAAGGAGGGGGAGCTGCGGGCACTGCCGGGCAAGGACCCGCACGTGGAGCAGGCACTGGCAGCCATAGAGCGTCAGATGGCCAAGATCTCAGTGGCAGAAGACGGTCACCTGAGGATCCGAGGGGCACTGATGGGCACCTACGTGATCAGCGTGATCTGCAAGAGCGTGCTCGAGGCAGGCTTCCTGTACGGCCAGTGGCGTCTCTATGGCTGGACCATGCAGCCCGTGTTTGTGTGCCAgcgccccccctgcccccacctcgtGGACTGCTTCGTCTCTCGCCCCACAGAGAAGACTATCTTTATCATCTTCATGCAGGTGGTCGGATTCATCTCTCTGCTGCTCAACCTGCTGGAGCTGGTGCACCTGCTGTGCCGCTACCTCGTCCGGGGACTGAGGGCCCGGCAGGGCCAGGATGCCCCTCCGGCGCAGGCCGCCACCTCAGAGCCTTATGCTGACCAGGTCTTCTACCTCCCCGTGGGCAAGGAGCCCTCATCCGAGCCATGCCCCACCTACAGTGGGCTCTCATCCAGTGAGCAGAACTGGGCCAACCTGACTACGGAGGAGAGGCTGGCTTCCTCCCGGCCACCCCCTTTCCTGGACCCATACCCCAAAAGTAGCCGGAAATCCCCCAGTAGCTCCACCAGCAATGTTTCCAAGAAACAGTATCTGTAG